A stretch of the Mesorhizobium sp. Pch-S genome encodes the following:
- a CDS encoding TIGR01244 family sulfur transferase, producing MNIRQISDAYSVSPQISVEDVAAIKAAGFKSVICNRPDNEDPGQPSAGEIKAAVEAAGLEFRWVPVISGQMTAQNVDDQAEALDALPGPVFAYCRSGTRCTNLYAAVQQSRG from the coding sequence ATGAACATCCGCCAGATTTCCGACGCCTATTCCGTCTCGCCGCAGATCAGCGTCGAGGACGTCGCGGCGATCAAGGCCGCCGGCTTCAAGAGCGTGATCTGCAACCGCCCCGACAATGAGGACCCTGGCCAGCCGAGCGCCGGCGAGATCAAGGCCGCCGTCGAGGCCGCAGGGCTCGAGTTCCGTTGGGTACCGGTCATCAGCGGCCAGATGACCGCACAGAATGTCGACGACCAGGCCGAAGCTCTGGACGCCCTGCCCGGACCGGTTTTCGCCTATTGCCGCTCGGGCACGCGCTGCACCAATCTCTACGCTGCCGTGCAGCAGTCGAGGGGCTGA
- a CDS encoding aldo/keto reductase, with translation MREHTLGKNGPIVSRLGLGCMGMSDLYGPADRAESLATLHAALDAGITLLDTGDFYGMGHNEMLIAEALATRSNGKVALSVKFGAQRGPDGSWLGFDTRPNAVKTAAAYSLKRLGVEAIDIYRPARLDPNVPIEETIGAIADLVKAGYVRHIGLSEVGSETIRRAAAVHPIADLQIEYSLLSRGIEDGILDACRELGIGITAYGVLSRGLISGHWDRFRATVGTDFRSHSPRFQGDNLDRNLRLVDALRQVAETRGASVAQIAIAWVLAQGNDIVPLVGARRRDRLAEALGALDLALSASDIAAIEAAAPKGAAAGQRYAEHQMATLDSERAA, from the coding sequence ATGCGCGAACATACTCTTGGAAAGAACGGACCCATCGTTTCCCGCCTGGGACTTGGCTGCATGGGCATGTCGGATCTCTATGGTCCGGCGGACCGAGCGGAAAGCCTGGCGACATTGCACGCCGCACTGGATGCCGGCATCACACTGCTCGACACCGGCGATTTCTACGGCATGGGTCACAACGAAATGCTGATCGCTGAGGCGCTCGCCACACGCAGCAACGGCAAGGTAGCGCTCAGCGTCAAATTCGGTGCGCAGCGCGGTCCTGACGGAAGTTGGCTTGGCTTCGATACCCGGCCGAATGCGGTCAAGACTGCGGCCGCCTACAGCCTGAAGCGACTGGGAGTCGAGGCAATCGACATCTATCGACCGGCACGGCTCGACCCGAATGTACCGATCGAGGAAACGATCGGCGCCATCGCCGACCTCGTCAAGGCAGGCTATGTCAGGCATATCGGCTTGTCGGAGGTAGGCTCCGAAACAATTCGCCGCGCTGCCGCCGTGCATCCGATTGCCGACCTGCAGATCGAGTACTCGCTGCTGTCGCGTGGCATCGAGGACGGCATTCTCGACGCGTGCCGCGAACTCGGCATCGGCATAACCGCCTACGGCGTGCTGTCGCGCGGGCTGATCAGCGGCCACTGGGACAGGTTCAGAGCCACGGTCGGAACCGACTTCCGCAGCCATAGCCCGCGTTTCCAGGGCGACAATCTCGATCGCAACCTCAGGCTGGTCGATGCGCTGCGCCAGGTTGCGGAAACGCGCGGTGCCAGCGTCGCGCAGATCGCGATCGCCTGGGTGCTGGCACAAGGGAACGACATCGTGCCTCTGGTCGGTGCCCGCCGCCGGGATCGTCTGGCGGAAGCGCTCGGTGCACTCGACCTTGCTCTTTCTGCCAGCGATATCGCCGCCATCGAGGCTGCGGCGCCCAAAGGTGCGGCAGCTGGACAGCGCTATGCCGAACATCAGATGGCGACGCTGGACAGCGAACGGGCAGCTTAG
- the aztC gene encoding zinc ABC transporter substrate-binding protein AztC has translation MLKSIRRALILSVITLTTVTAGHAFAEPLKVVASFSIIGDFAKNVGGDRVDVTTLVGPDGDAHVYEPSPADAVSMASAKLVLVNGLHFEGFLQRLVEASASKAAIVELTKGITPIDFKPEFAEAEAAEGGHEGHNHGSTDPHAFQSVVNAKVYVKNIADAFCNADSAGCDTYKANATAYTDKLDALDKEVREAIAAIPQEKRVVITSHDAFGYFEHEYGLTFLAPQGLSTESEPSAADVAKLVEQVKQDKAAAIFVENITNPRLIEQISVETGIKVGGTLYSDALSKADGPAPTYIDLMRNNIKQIKGAILGS, from the coding sequence ATGCTGAAATCAATCCGTCGCGCCCTGATATTGAGCGTTATAACATTAACAACCGTGACTGCGGGGCATGCATTTGCCGAGCCGCTGAAAGTCGTGGCGAGCTTTTCGATCATCGGTGATTTCGCTAAGAATGTCGGTGGTGATCGTGTTGATGTGACAACGCTGGTTGGCCCCGACGGCGACGCCCATGTCTACGAGCCGAGCCCGGCAGATGCGGTCTCGATGGCGTCCGCCAAGCTGGTTCTCGTCAACGGCCTGCATTTCGAAGGCTTCCTGCAGCGCCTTGTCGAGGCAAGCGCCAGCAAGGCAGCGATCGTCGAATTGACCAAGGGCATCACGCCAATCGACTTCAAGCCGGAATTCGCCGAGGCCGAAGCAGCCGAGGGTGGGCATGAGGGGCACAATCATGGCTCGACCGACCCGCATGCATTCCAGTCTGTGGTGAACGCCAAGGTCTATGTGAAGAACATCGCCGACGCCTTCTGCAATGCCGACAGCGCCGGTTGCGATACCTACAAGGCGAACGCCACCGCTTATACCGACAAGCTCGATGCCCTGGACAAGGAAGTGCGCGAGGCGATTGCCGCCATTCCCCAGGAAAAGCGCGTCGTCATCACCTCGCATGACGCGTTCGGCTATTTCGAACACGAATACGGCCTGACCTTCCTGGCACCACAGGGACTTTCAACCGAATCCGAACCGTCGGCCGCCGATGTTGCCAAGTTGGTCGAACAGGTGAAACAGGACAAGGCTGCGGCGATCTTTGTCGAAAACATCACCAATCCACGCCTGATCGAGCAGATCTCGGTCGAGACGGGCATCAAGGTGGGCGGCACGCTCTATTCGGACGCTCTCTCGAAGGCGGACGGCCCCGCCCCCACCTACATCGACCTGATGCGCAACAACATCAAGCAGATCAAGGGCGCCATCCTCGGCAGCTGA
- a CDS encoding DinB family protein encodes MQLLDHLRRMAGNNLWSNDRLYRAVTALNPGEFEAGRTSFFPSIKATLNHVLSVDLYYLDMVEEGGVGLAVFDGWTDFETPDRLAAVQAETDRRLLSFCEDLAGSDLDRRVQTDRGDDGVIPERIGDLLAHLFMHQIHHRGQVHAMLSGTSVKPPQLDEFLLDYDIKLRKKEVERLGL; translated from the coding sequence ATGCAGCTACTCGATCACCTTCGCCGCATGGCTGGCAACAATCTGTGGTCGAACGACCGCCTCTATCGTGCCGTGACTGCACTGAACCCGGGCGAGTTCGAAGCCGGGCGCACCAGCTTCTTTCCGTCGATCAAGGCGACGCTCAACCACGTCCTGTCGGTCGATCTCTATTATCTCGATATGGTGGAAGAAGGTGGTGTCGGGCTTGCTGTCTTTGACGGCTGGACGGATTTCGAGACGCCTGACCGATTGGCTGCCGTCCAGGCCGAGACCGACCGGCGATTGTTGTCGTTTTGCGAAGACCTGGCCGGATCCGATCTTGATCGGCGCGTACAAACCGACAGGGGCGACGACGGCGTCATTCCGGAGCGTATCGGTGACCTGCTGGCGCACCTGTTCATGCATCAGATCCATCATCGCGGGCAGGTGCACGCCATGCTGTCCGGCACGTCGGTCAAGCCGCCGCAACTCGACGAGTTCCTGCTCGACTACGATATCAAACTCAGGAAAAAAGAGGTCGAGCGCCTGGGACTTTGA
- the aztA gene encoding zinc ABC transporter ATP-binding protein AztA yields the protein MSQAALTFRDLTLGYGSHPAVHHLNGTVQKGSLTAVVGANGSGKSTLMKGIVGALSPMAGTVVKMPGIRIAYLPQQSELDRSFPARVVDLVSLGLWPRRGLLGRHTAEDRASVSKALMAVGLEGFEGRALDTLSGGQLQRALFARVLVQDADLILLDEPFNAIDAKTVGDLIALIKRWHGEDRTVMVVAHDLELVRQNFPETLLLARRTVAWGATSATLSAENMLRARRFHEAWEDDAPWCEPAGHDHGADEHDHAHHDHDHHSHAPRRRVAS from the coding sequence ATGAGCCAAGCTGCCCTCACGTTTCGCGACCTCACCCTGGGCTACGGCAGCCATCCGGCCGTTCATCACCTGAACGGAACAGTCCAGAAGGGCTCCTTGACCGCCGTCGTCGGCGCCAACGGCTCAGGCAAGTCGACCCTCATGAAGGGTATCGTCGGCGCGCTGAGTCCGATGGCCGGCACTGTCGTCAAGATGCCGGGCATCCGCATTGCCTACCTGCCGCAGCAATCGGAGCTCGACCGCAGCTTTCCAGCGCGCGTCGTCGACCTGGTCTCGCTGGGTCTTTGGCCACGCCGCGGCCTGCTCGGGCGACATACGGCAGAGGACCGTGCATCCGTAAGCAAGGCGTTGATGGCCGTTGGGCTCGAAGGATTTGAAGGCCGCGCGCTCGACACGCTTTCCGGCGGACAGCTGCAGCGCGCCCTGTTTGCCCGTGTTCTGGTGCAGGATGCCGATCTGATCCTGCTCGATGAACCCTTCAACGCCATCGATGCCAAGACCGTTGGTGACCTGATCGCTTTGATCAAGCGCTGGCACGGCGAAGATCGCACGGTGATGGTCGTTGCGCACGACCTCGAGCTGGTGCGCCAGAATTTCCCCGAGACGCTGCTGCTTGCGCGCCGCACGGTGGCCTGGGGCGCAACTTCGGCGACATTGAGCGCGGAAAACATGCTGCGCGCCCGCAGGTTCCACGAAGCTTGGGAAGACGATGCGCCCTGGTGCGAACCGGCTGGTCATGACCACGGCGCGGATGAGCATGATCACGCACACCATGATCACGACCATCACAGCCACGCCCCCAGGCGGAGGGTGGCGTCGTGA
- a CDS encoding LysR family transcriptional regulator, producing MSPEKLDAIPITCEYLSCMAKAMDQLGALSAFIEAADAGGFTEAGRRLGLSASAVSKAVMRLEERLRTRLFHRSTRSITLTPEGRLFLERCRRIAAEMEAAELDLAQLHDAPRGKLKFSLPSAGMPFMEQLAEFQKRYPDIELDMDCSDRLVDVIDEGFDAVLRTGDGSDSRLMSRVIGTYGQMIVGAPDYLERRGTPMTPDDLSEHSCIMYRSLASGKLLSWRVVYNGEPVDLPLSPATVANALEPQLAFARQGVGLACLPDFTVRDDLDSGKLVAVLDRYLTGRTTFRVLWPSSRHLSPKVRVFVDFVAENLLSKR from the coding sequence ATGAGTCCGGAAAAATTGGATGCAATTCCTATCACTTGTGAATATTTGTCGTGCATGGCGAAGGCGATGGACCAGCTCGGGGCGTTGAGCGCATTTATCGAAGCAGCGGATGCCGGAGGGTTCACCGAGGCCGGTCGCCGTCTCGGCCTTTCTGCCTCTGCTGTCAGCAAAGCGGTGATGCGGCTTGAGGAACGGCTGCGCACGCGGCTTTTTCACCGCTCCACGCGCAGCATCACACTCACCCCCGAAGGACGCCTGTTTCTGGAACGGTGCCGGCGGATCGCGGCGGAGATGGAAGCAGCGGAGCTCGACCTTGCACAGCTTCACGATGCTCCACGCGGCAAGCTGAAGTTCAGCCTACCGTCCGCAGGCATGCCGTTCATGGAGCAACTTGCAGAATTCCAGAAGCGCTATCCCGACATCGAGCTCGACATGGACTGTTCGGATCGGCTGGTGGATGTGATCGACGAGGGGTTCGACGCGGTGCTGCGAACGGGCGATGGTTCAGATTCACGCCTCATGTCGCGCGTCATTGGCACCTACGGGCAGATGATCGTCGGAGCGCCCGACTATCTGGAGCGGCGCGGAACTCCCATGACGCCTGATGACCTAAGCGAGCACAGCTGCATCATGTATCGATCGCTGGCGTCGGGGAAACTCCTGTCCTGGCGTGTCGTTTACAATGGAGAACCGGTAGACCTCCCTCTGTCGCCTGCAACGGTCGCGAATGCACTGGAGCCGCAACTTGCCTTTGCCCGCCAAGGTGTCGGACTCGCCTGCCTGCCGGATTTCACCGTGCGGGACGACCTCGATAGTGGCAAGCTGGTGGCGGTGCTCGATCGCTACCTCACGGGAAGAACCACGTTCCGCGTGCTATGGCCGTCGAGCCGCCATCTGTCCCCGAAAGTTCGCGTCTTCGTGGATTTCGTTGCCGAGAACCTGCTATCGAAGCGATGA
- a CDS encoding Lrp/AsnC family transcriptional regulator: MADITRIDQFDRKILALLQGDARLTNNDLSERVNLSASQCSRRRQRLEEEGYIRNYQAVLDRDRLGFSLVNVITVTLATHNRDNARRFAELIKRLPEVQEAHALTGEMDYILKVVTPDLKSLSEFVNNELLPHESVQHVKTAIVLETLKETGALPI; the protein is encoded by the coding sequence ATGGCTGACATCACGCGCATTGATCAATTCGACCGCAAGATATTGGCTCTTTTGCAGGGTGATGCGCGGCTTACCAACAACGATCTGTCGGAACGCGTTAACCTCTCGGCATCGCAATGTTCCCGGCGGCGGCAGCGGCTGGAGGAGGAGGGTTACATCCGCAACTACCAGGCCGTGCTCGACCGCGACAGGCTGGGTTTTTCTCTGGTCAATGTGATCACCGTGACGCTTGCCACCCACAACCGAGACAATGCCCGCCGCTTCGCTGAACTGATCAAGCGGCTGCCAGAGGTGCAGGAGGCGCACGCGTTGACCGGCGAGATGGACTATATTCTCAAAGTGGTCACGCCGGACCTGAAATCATTGTCGGAATTCGTCAACAACGAGCTGCTGCCGCACGAATCTGTGCAACACGTAAAAACGGCGATCGTTCTGGAGACGCTGAAGGAGACCGGTGCGCTGCCGATCTGA
- a CDS encoding RidA family protein has product MSVRRIDVGPRMSQVVIHGNTAYLAGQVGEGKTVGEQTKDILATVDALLAKAGTDKTKILQAIIWLSDMSTFAEMNKEWDAWVPQGNTPARATGEAKLAGPQYLVEIIITAAI; this is encoded by the coding sequence ATGAGCGTTCGTCGCATCGATGTCGGCCCCCGCATGAGCCAGGTGGTCATCCACGGCAACACCGCCTATCTGGCCGGTCAGGTCGGCGAGGGCAAGACCGTCGGCGAGCAGACCAAGGACATCCTGGCAACTGTCGATGCGCTGCTGGCCAAGGCCGGCACCGACAAGACCAAGATCCTGCAGGCGATCATCTGGCTCTCCGACATGAGCACCTTCGCCGAGATGAACAAGGAATGGGACGCCTGGGTGCCGCAGGGCAACACTCCGGCCCGCGCCACCGGTGAGGCCAAGCTGGCCGGGCCGCAATATCTGGTCGAGATCATCATCACCGCCGCCATCTGA
- the hppD gene encoding 4-hydroxyphenylpyruvate dioxygenase has translation MGPFPHDAPPATISEANPAGTDGFEFVEFAHPEPEKLAELFTRMGYTKVATHKTRNISVWRQGDINYVLNAEPGSHAMKFVDEHGPCAPSMAWRVVNARHAFEHAISKGATPYEGTDKALDVPAIVGIGGSLLYFVEKYGAKGSTYDTEFDWVGERNPKPVGVGFYFLDHLTHNVYRGNMDKWWDFYRDLFGFKQIHFFDIDGKITGLVSRAITSPCGKIRIPLNESKDDTSQIAEYLKKYKGEGIQHIAVGTDDIYAGTDRLADNGLKFMPGPPDTYYEMSHARVNGHDEPIESMKKHGILIDGEGVLNGGMTKILLQIFSKTVIGPIFFEFIQRKGDEGFGEGNFRALFESIEQDQIKRGVLKVQAAE, from the coding sequence ATGGGTCCCTTCCCGCACGACGCACCGCCCGCAACCATCAGTGAAGCCAATCCCGCCGGCACCGACGGTTTCGAATTTGTCGAATTCGCCCATCCGGAACCCGAGAAGCTCGCCGAGCTGTTCACCCGCATGGGCTACACGAAAGTCGCCACCCACAAGACCAGGAACATCTCGGTCTGGCGCCAGGGTGACATCAACTACGTCCTCAATGCCGAACCCGGCTCGCACGCCATGAAGTTTGTCGATGAGCACGGTCCATGTGCGCCGTCGATGGCATGGCGCGTGGTCAATGCCAGGCATGCTTTCGAACACGCCATTTCCAAAGGCGCCACGCCTTATGAAGGTACCGACAAGGCACTCGATGTTCCCGCCATTGTCGGCATCGGCGGTTCACTGCTTTATTTTGTCGAGAAGTACGGCGCCAAGGGCTCGACCTACGACACAGAATTCGACTGGGTCGGCGAACGCAATCCAAAGCCGGTCGGCGTCGGTTTCTATTTCCTCGACCACCTCACCCACAATGTCTACCGCGGCAACATGGACAAGTGGTGGGATTTCTACCGCGACCTGTTCGGCTTCAAGCAGATCCACTTCTTCGACATCGACGGCAAGATCACCGGCCTCGTCAGCCGCGCCATCACCTCGCCCTGTGGCAAGATCCGCATCCCGCTGAACGAATCCAAGGATGATACCAGCCAGATCGCCGAGTATCTTAAGAAGTACAAGGGCGAAGGCATCCAGCACATCGCGGTCGGCACCGACGACATCTATGCCGGCACCGACAGGTTGGCCGACAACGGGCTGAAATTCATGCCCGGCCCACCCGATACCTACTACGAGATGTCGCATGCCCGGGTGAACGGCCATGACGAGCCGATCGAGAGCATGAAGAAGCACGGCATCCTCATCGACGGCGAAGGCGTGTTGAATGGCGGCATGACCAAGATCCTGCTGCAGATCTTCTCCAAGACCGTGATCGGCCCGATCTTCTTCGAGTTCATCCAGCGCAAGGGCGACGAGGGGTTCGGCGAAGGCAATTTCCGCGCCCTCTTCGAATCGATCGAGCAGGATCAGATCAAGCGCGGCGTGCTGAAGGTGCAGGCTGCCGAATAG
- the aztB gene encoding zinc ABC transporter permease AztB, which translates to MSWLYTFFIAPFADFAFMQRALAGSLMLSLGACPVGVFLMLRRMSLSGDAMAHAILPGAAAGFLFYGLEILPMTVGGLIAGVIVALGAGAVSRFSIQREDASMAAFYLISLAIGVLMVSIRGSSIDLMHVLFGTVLALNNEALVLIGGIAVVTLAALFLFWRALVAECLDPLFLRSVSRLGSPVHFIFLGLVVLNLVGGFQALGTLLSVGLMILPAAAARFWSQRVGPMCVLAVAIGFAACAAGLLLSYHAALPSGPAIILSAGAAYIVSILAGPRGVLRSRLVHHRHRTA; encoded by the coding sequence GTGAGCTGGCTCTACACCTTCTTCATCGCTCCCTTTGCCGATTTCGCTTTCATGCAGCGGGCATTGGCGGGCTCATTGATGCTGTCGCTCGGCGCATGCCCGGTCGGCGTCTTTCTGATGCTGCGGCGCATGAGCCTTTCCGGCGATGCCATGGCGCACGCCATCCTGCCCGGTGCTGCAGCAGGTTTCCTGTTTTACGGACTTGAAATCCTGCCCATGACGGTCGGCGGACTGATCGCCGGTGTCATTGTCGCGCTTGGGGCTGGTGCGGTTTCGCGCTTCTCCATCCAGCGCGAGGATGCGTCGATGGCGGCGTTCTACCTGATCTCGCTGGCGATCGGCGTCCTGATGGTTTCGATCCGCGGCTCCAGCATCGACCTGATGCATGTGCTGTTCGGCACGGTGCTGGCACTCAACAATGAGGCGCTCGTCCTGATCGGCGGCATTGCCGTGGTGACACTGGCCGCGCTTTTCCTGTTCTGGCGGGCGCTCGTCGCCGAATGCCTCGATCCACTGTTCCTGCGCTCGGTAAGCAGGCTTGGCAGTCCGGTGCACTTCATCTTCCTGGGGCTGGTCGTGCTCAACCTCGTCGGCGGCTTCCAGGCGCTCGGCACCCTGCTCTCAGTCGGCCTGATGATCCTTCCGGCGGCGGCCGCCCGCTTCTGGAGCCAGCGCGTCGGGCCGATGTGCGTGCTTGCCGTCGCAATAGGCTTTGCCGCCTGCGCCGCCGGGCTGCTCCTGTCCTATCATGCAGCACTGCCTTCAGGCCCGGCGATCATTCTCTCGGCTGGTGCTGCCTACATCGTTTCCATCCTGGCTGGACCGCGCGGAGTGCTGCGCTCGCGCCTCGTCCATCACCGCCACAGAACCGCCTGA
- a CDS encoding MFS transporter, whose protein sequence is MTSTSNAGAAGRDTSAASPQSLPLGGLLALATAAFITLLTEIMPAGLLSSIAQGLNVSESLAGQFITTYAVGALVAAIPVTFLTQGMRRRPLLLTAISGFAVVNLVTALSDDYTISMVARFFAGVLGGIVWSLLAGYAVRMSPSHLSGRAIAISGAGAAIALVLGVPLAALLGRIIGWQGAFGLMTVLSLVLIIWVIAVVPDFAGQTREQRQSLIGVFLTTGIRAVLFVVFTFVVAHNVLYIYIEPLLQPSGLSGNVDVILFIFGLGSIAGLWVVGALVDRRLQSLALASVLTFAVAAVLLAFWGDVAQMIYPIVIVWGLAVGGFATITQTALSRFAGNSVDVAQAMYTTGWNTAVAAGGVVGGVMLDRTGTGAFPLIALAILVFTFVGVLFAMNRALSRAC, encoded by the coding sequence ATGACATCGACATCGAATGCTGGCGCTGCCGGTCGCGATACTTCCGCGGCATCGCCGCAAAGTCTGCCACTCGGCGGGCTGCTCGCACTCGCGACAGCCGCCTTCATTACACTTCTGACCGAAATCATGCCTGCCGGCCTGCTTTCCTCCATCGCTCAAGGTCTGAACGTGTCCGAAAGCCTCGCGGGTCAGTTCATCACCACCTACGCGGTGGGCGCGCTTGTCGCTGCCATTCCCGTTACCTTTCTGACGCAGGGGATGCGTCGTCGTCCTCTTCTGCTCACCGCAATTTCCGGCTTTGCCGTCGTCAACCTCGTCACGGCGCTGTCCGATGACTATACCATTTCAATGGTGGCCCGTTTCTTCGCGGGCGTCCTGGGCGGTATCGTCTGGTCGTTGCTGGCTGGCTATGCGGTCCGCATGTCGCCATCCCATTTGAGTGGGCGGGCGATTGCGATCTCGGGCGCTGGTGCGGCCATTGCGCTGGTGCTTGGCGTTCCGCTTGCAGCATTGCTCGGCCGGATCATCGGCTGGCAAGGTGCCTTCGGCTTGATGACCGTTCTGTCGCTGGTGCTGATCATATGGGTGATCGCTGTCGTGCCGGATTTTGCTGGCCAGACGAGGGAACAGCGTCAGTCGTTGATCGGCGTGTTTCTGACGACCGGCATTCGGGCTGTCTTGTTCGTGGTCTTCACTTTCGTCGTCGCCCACAACGTTCTTTACATCTACATCGAACCCTTGCTTCAACCCTCCGGTCTGTCGGGGAACGTGGATGTCATCCTGTTCATTTTCGGCCTAGGGTCCATCGCGGGCTTGTGGGTCGTGGGCGCTCTTGTGGATCGCCGCCTCCAATCCCTTGCCTTGGCAAGTGTCCTGACCTTCGCGGTCGCTGCTGTGCTGCTCGCCTTCTGGGGTGACGTTGCGCAGATGATCTATCCCATCGTCATCGTCTGGGGGCTGGCCGTCGGCGGCTTCGCGACGATCACGCAGACGGCTTTGTCTCGCTTCGCCGGCAATTCTGTTGACGTGGCCCAGGCCATGTACACCACCGGCTGGAACACGGCAGTTGCGGCTGGCGGTGTCGTTGGGGGCGTCATGCTTGACCGCACCGGTACAGGTGCTTTTCCCCTGATCGCCCTCGCGATTCTCGTCTTCACTTTTGTCGGAGTGCTCTTCGCAATGAACAGGGCATTGTCGCGCGCCTGCTGA
- the aztD gene encoding zinc metallochaperone AztD — MKRLLAAASIVALAASMATTSSFAEEKTAWRLFVSDHAEPVINVVDALTGNKIDTLPLKGPASLYRSASGRTVFAVLGKADAVSAISSGIVFEDHGDHGDIEVTAPKLTGTEITGAKPSHFVEHDGEFALFFDGEGVARIVDEKTALDGGASTREVKTEAPHHGVAAVYGDYVLLSEPNKEKPDELPVGIRVVDRAGKQVGDIHACPDLHGEATSGKLLAFACATGLLLVRDGDQGPSVEHIPYPINLPNGKATTLLGGKGLQYFLGNYGSDRLLLIDPSTKELFRSVDLPTRRVHFAVDPIRPRFAYAFTEDGQLHQVDIVAGKIARSVKLTEPYSMDGHWSDPRPRIAVAGDRIVVTDPLKSQLHLVDATSFAKTGDIALAGKPFNIVAVGGSGETHATE, encoded by the coding sequence ATGAAACGCCTTTTGGCTGCAGCCTCGATCGTCGCACTTGCTGCGAGTATGGCCACGACCTCCTCCTTCGCCGAGGAAAAGACCGCATGGCGCCTGTTTGTCTCGGATCATGCAGAACCGGTCATCAACGTCGTCGATGCCCTCACCGGCAATAAGATCGACACTCTACCGCTGAAAGGACCGGCATCGCTGTATCGCAGCGCCAGCGGCCGCACAGTCTTTGCGGTTCTAGGCAAGGCCGACGCGGTTTCCGCCATATCCAGCGGCATCGTCTTCGAGGACCATGGCGACCATGGCGATATCGAAGTCACCGCACCCAAACTGACGGGAACCGAGATCACCGGCGCGAAGCCGTCGCATTTCGTCGAGCACGATGGCGAGTTCGCTCTCTTCTTCGACGGAGAGGGTGTCGCGCGCATAGTTGACGAGAAAACCGCCCTCGACGGCGGGGCAAGTACGCGCGAAGTGAAAACCGAGGCGCCACATCACGGCGTTGCTGCTGTCTATGGTGACTATGTGCTGTTGTCGGAACCCAACAAGGAAAAACCCGACGAACTGCCGGTCGGCATCCGTGTCGTAGACCGCGCCGGCAAGCAGGTCGGCGACATTCACGCGTGTCCGGATCTGCACGGCGAGGCCACGTCGGGCAAACTCCTGGCCTTCGCCTGCGCCACCGGTCTCCTGCTGGTTCGCGATGGTGACCAAGGTCCGTCTGTCGAGCATATCCCCTACCCGATCAACCTGCCCAATGGAAAAGCGACAACGCTGCTCGGCGGCAAGGGACTGCAGTACTTCCTCGGCAACTACGGCTCTGACCGTCTGCTGTTGATAGACCCATCAACCAAGGAACTGTTCCGATCGGTCGACCTGCCGACACGCCGTGTGCATTTTGCGGTGGATCCGATACGGCCGCGTTTCGCCTATGCCTTCACGGAGGACGGTCAACTTCATCAAGTCGACATCGTCGCGGGCAAGATCGCACGGTCCGTGAAGCTCACCGAGCCTTACTCGATGGACGGCCACTGGAGCGATCCACGCCCCCGCATCGCCGTTGCGGGCGATCGCATCGTCGTCACCGACCCGTTGAAGAGTCAACTTCATCTGGTCGATGCAACGAGTTTCGCGAAGACAGGCGACATCGCGCTTGCCGGGAAGCCTTTCAACATCGTCGCCGTCGGTGGCTCTGGCGAAACACACGCAACCGAATAG